In Kocuria turfanensis, a single genomic region encodes these proteins:
- a CDS encoding dihydrodipicolinate synthase family protein — MLSMTFTGLVAYPITPFQPGGRLDLESLERYVRRLSRSGVDSVVVLGNSGSFAYLSADERAEVVRVAVEAARGSGVPVGAEISAMTTREVLDMAYAAENGGADGLVLNPLSYIPLVSQEIADQVETVAAAVSLPLCVYNNPTTTGFSYPVELAAELSWLENVNAFKDTAGSPAEYAQRRARFAELAEPGTAHGVSGERLLHEAAPDAAGWHSGIAAVLPRQYAAFRAAVVEGDEVAVHTWQAALAPLLEILRQERPLSSLYALAEVCGVSTAPPRRPLLPIPSASRQRLAQAVEELLDEAPDERS; from the coding sequence ATGCTCAGCATGACCTTCACCGGGCTCGTGGCCTATCCGATCACCCCGTTCCAGCCGGGCGGCCGGCTGGACCTGGAGTCCCTCGAGCGCTACGTCCGCCGGCTGTCCCGCTCCGGGGTGGACTCCGTGGTGGTGCTGGGCAACTCGGGCAGCTTCGCGTACCTCTCCGCTGACGAGCGGGCGGAGGTCGTGCGCGTGGCGGTGGAGGCCGCCCGCGGCTCCGGGGTGCCGGTGGGCGCCGAGATCTCGGCCATGACCACCCGCGAGGTCCTCGACATGGCCTACGCCGCCGAGAACGGCGGGGCGGACGGACTGGTGCTCAACCCGCTGTCCTACATCCCGCTCGTCTCCCAGGAGATCGCCGACCAGGTGGAGACGGTGGCCGCGGCCGTGTCCCTGCCGCTGTGCGTCTACAACAACCCGACGACGACGGGCTTCAGCTACCCGGTGGAACTCGCGGCCGAGCTGTCCTGGCTCGAGAACGTGAACGCCTTCAAGGACACCGCCGGATCCCCGGCCGAGTACGCCCAGCGCCGCGCCCGTTTCGCGGAGCTCGCCGAGCCGGGCACCGCGCACGGGGTCAGCGGCGAGCGGCTGCTGCACGAGGCGGCGCCGGACGCCGCCGGGTGGCACTCCGGGATCGCGGCGGTGCTGCCGCGCCAGTACGCCGCCTTCCGCGCCGCGGTGGTCGAAGGCGACGAGGTGGCCGTGCACACGTGGCAGGCCGCCCTGGCCCCGCTGCTCGAGATCCTGCGCCAGGAGCGCCCGCTGAGCTCCCTCTACGCCCTCGCGGAGGTCTGCGGGGTGAGCACGGCCCCGCCCCGGCGGCCGCTGCTGCCCATTCCCTCGGCCAGCCGGCAGCGGCTGGCGCAGGCGGTGGAGGAGCTGCTCGACGAGGCGCCCGACGAGCGGTCCTGA
- a CDS encoding ZIP family metal transporter yields MVQTLIFGLVASSALVIGALVGVRFELPKRVLAILLSFAAGALITALAFELFEDAYERGGIGLAVAGLFAGAVVFTALSALLDRWAQPGPRSDDAERQQGSAKLDPDAAADDKAPTAASASGAAGLALLAAVTLDGVPENVALGVSLTEGTGGLALLAAIFVSNLPESLVGAASMREQGMSRGRAVLLWTVCGVLLVLAVLLGAGPLAGSDPETISLPLAFAAGAVIASLADTLMPEAYEHGGPAVALSTAAGFALSFALSLA; encoded by the coding sequence ATGGTCCAGACGCTGATCTTCGGGCTCGTGGCCTCCAGCGCCCTGGTGATCGGGGCGCTGGTCGGGGTGCGCTTCGAGCTGCCCAAGCGCGTGCTGGCCATCCTGCTCTCCTTCGCCGCCGGGGCGCTGATCACCGCCCTGGCCTTCGAGCTGTTCGAGGACGCCTACGAGCGCGGCGGCATCGGACTGGCGGTGGCCGGGCTGTTCGCCGGGGCCGTGGTCTTCACCGCGCTGAGCGCCCTGCTGGACCGGTGGGCGCAGCCCGGGCCCCGGTCCGACGACGCGGAGCGGCAGCAGGGCAGCGCCAAGCTGGACCCGGACGCCGCGGCCGACGACAAGGCCCCCACGGCGGCCTCGGCGAGCGGCGCGGCCGGCCTGGCCCTGCTCGCGGCCGTCACCCTGGACGGGGTGCCCGAGAACGTGGCCCTGGGCGTCTCCCTCACCGAGGGCACCGGGGGCCTGGCCCTGCTCGCCGCGATCTTCGTCTCCAACCTGCCCGAGTCCCTGGTCGGGGCCGCCTCGATGCGCGAGCAGGGCATGTCCAGAGGCAGGGCCGTGCTGCTCTGGACGGTCTGCGGGGTGCTGCTCGTGCTGGCCGTGCTGCTCGGCGCGGGGCCGCTGGCCGGCAGCGACCCCGAGACGATCTCCCTGCCGCTGGCCTTCGCCGCCGGCGCCGTGATCGCCTCCCTGGCCGACACCCTCATGCCGGAGGCCTACGAGCACGGCGGTCCCGCGGTGGCGCTGAGCACGGCGGCCGGCTTCGCGCTGTCCTTCGCGCTCTCGCTGGCCTGA
- a CDS encoding metal-sulfur cluster assembly factor, translating into MADTPAETPVDTSEAPAGRLSTEEVEEALKNVIDPELGVNIVDLGLLYGSRWAEDGALILDMTLTTAACPLQDVIEEQVEQNLGPLLDEWRVNWVWMPPWGPDRITEDGRDQMRALGFNI; encoded by the coding sequence ATGGCCGACACCCCTGCTGAGACCCCCGTCGACACCTCCGAGGCCCCTGCGGGCCGTCTCTCCACGGAGGAGGTCGAGGAGGCGCTCAAGAACGTCATCGACCCCGAGCTCGGCGTCAACATCGTCGACCTGGGCCTGCTCTACGGCTCCCGGTGGGCCGAGGACGGCGCCCTGATCCTGGACATGACCCTCACGACCGCGGCCTGCCCGCTGCAGGACGTCATCGAGGAGCAGGTCGAGCAGAACCTCGGCCCGCTGCTGGACGAGTGGCGGGTCAACTGGGTCTGGATGCCGCCGTGGGGTCCCGATCGGATCACCGAGGACGGCCGCGACCAGATGCGGGCCCTGGGCTTCAACATCTGA
- the sufC gene encoding Fe-S cluster assembly ATPase SufC, with the protein MATLEIKDLHASVVLDDETTKPILKGVNLTIKSGEVHAIMGPNGSGKSTLASTIAGHPKYVVDSGQVLLDGEDVLEMSVDERARAGLFLAMQYPVEIPGVTTSNFLRTAKTAIDGEAPSLRTWTKDVKAAMEQLKISPDMIQRNVNEGFSGGEKKRHEILQLELLKPKMALLDETDSGLDVDALKVVSEGVNRALETNGMGVMLITHYTRILRYIKPQFVHVFADGRVVDEGGPELAERLENEGYDRYLAPVK; encoded by the coding sequence ATGGCAACTCTCGAGATCAAGGACCTGCACGCGTCCGTCGTGCTCGACGACGAGACCACCAAGCCGATCCTCAAGGGCGTGAACCTCACCATCAAGTCCGGTGAGGTGCACGCGATCATGGGCCCCAACGGGTCCGGCAAGTCCACCCTGGCCTCCACCATCGCCGGGCACCCCAAGTACGTCGTCGACTCCGGCCAGGTCCTCCTGGACGGCGAGGACGTCCTGGAGATGTCCGTGGACGAGCGCGCCCGCGCCGGGCTCTTCCTGGCCATGCAGTACCCCGTGGAGATCCCCGGCGTGACGACCTCCAACTTCCTGCGCACCGCCAAGACCGCCATCGACGGCGAGGCCCCCTCCCTGCGCACGTGGACGAAGGACGTCAAGGCCGCCATGGAGCAGCTGAAGATCAGCCCCGACATGATCCAGCGCAACGTCAACGAGGGCTTCTCCGGCGGCGAGAAGAAGCGCCACGAGATCCTCCAGCTCGAGCTGCTCAAGCCCAAGATGGCCCTGCTCGACGAGACCGACTCCGGCCTCGACGTCGACGCGCTGAAGGTCGTGTCCGAGGGCGTCAACCGCGCCCTGGAGACCAACGGCATGGGCGTCATGCTGATCACCCACTACACGCGGATCCTGCGCTACATCAAGCCGCAGTTCGTGCACGTGTTCGCCGACGGCCGCGTCGTCGACGAGGGCGGGCCCGAGCTCGCCGAGCGGCTCGAGAACGAGGGCTACGACCGCTACCTGGCTCCCGTCAAGTAA
- a CDS encoding ABC transporter permease, producing MTAPAQPRATPPRSDPAPLARRVAAQSRYEALTMLRNGEQLLLLVILPLMALVALTLTDLLDADVPPGLTRVDVAVPGVLTLCVLSNAFSGQGIQTGFDRRYGVLRFLSTTPLGRGGLITGKLVAILAVLAVQYVLVGALGAALGWRPDPVAVLVSVPVLLLGAAAFTGLGLLLAGTVRAEATLAVTNLVWVVLAAVGGTLFPSRTLPPALSWLVDLLPSGALGTAMRETFLTGAPTLLPLLVLAVWAAAAWAAAVRWFRWS from the coding sequence ATGACCGCACCCGCCCAGCCCCGCGCCACGCCACCGCGCTCGGACCCCGCTCCCCTGGCCCGCCGGGTCGCCGCGCAGTCCCGCTACGAGGCGCTGACCATGCTGCGCAACGGCGAGCAGCTGCTGCTGCTGGTGATCCTGCCGCTGATGGCACTCGTGGCCCTGACCCTCACCGACCTGCTGGACGCCGACGTCCCGCCGGGCCTCACCCGTGTGGACGTCGCGGTGCCGGGCGTGCTCACCCTGTGCGTGCTCTCCAACGCGTTCTCCGGCCAGGGCATCCAGACCGGCTTCGACCGCCGCTACGGCGTGCTGCGGTTCCTCTCGACCACGCCCCTGGGCCGCGGCGGGCTGATCACCGGCAAGCTGGTGGCGATCCTGGCCGTGCTGGCGGTGCAGTACGTGCTCGTCGGGGCCCTCGGCGCCGCCCTCGGGTGGCGCCCGGACCCGGTGGCGGTGCTCGTCTCCGTGCCGGTGCTGCTGCTCGGCGCCGCCGCGTTCACCGGGCTGGGCCTGCTGCTGGCCGGCACCGTGCGCGCCGAGGCCACCCTGGCCGTGACCAACCTGGTCTGGGTGGTGCTCGCGGCGGTCGGCGGGACCCTGTTCCCCTCCCGCACGCTGCCGCCGGCGCTGTCCTGGCTGGTGGACCTGCTGCCCTCCGGGGCGCTGGGCACCGCGATGCGGGAGACGTTCCTCACGGGCGCGCCCACGCTGCTGCCGCTGCTGGTGCTCGCCGTCTGGGCCGCCGCCGCGTGGGCCGCCGCGGTGCGCTGGTTCCGCTGGAGCTGA
- a CDS encoding helix-turn-helix transcriptional regulator, whose product MTHTTDARSLSRSPGGPRAEQEENTRSRVLGAVLEHGPVSAADLGDMLELTPAAVRRHLDALEQQHYIEVTMVRRRTGGAGRPARRYVVAPEGHAKLGDDYLEIATDALEAIRRVAGPDAVREFIQERVDRLEAAYRPEVEAAGPEVADRLPVLVRLLSQDGFAASTNEVAVGRGDQRTIVSAQLCQGHCPVRELAARYPQFCELETELIARLLGTDVRRLSTQAAGAHVCTTHVPLARPGPAAARTTTDHPTDQTTEEGRHD is encoded by the coding sequence ATGACCCACACCACGGACGCCCGGAGCCTGTCCCGCTCCCCGGGCGGGCCGCGGGCGGAGCAGGAGGAGAACACCCGCTCCCGCGTGCTGGGGGCCGTCCTGGAGCACGGGCCGGTCTCGGCCGCCGACCTCGGCGACATGCTCGAGCTCACCCCGGCGGCCGTGCGCCGCCACCTCGACGCCCTCGAGCAGCAGCACTACATCGAGGTCACCATGGTCCGCCGCCGCACCGGCGGCGCCGGGCGCCCCGCTCGCCGCTACGTCGTGGCCCCCGAGGGCCACGCCAAGCTCGGCGACGACTACCTGGAGATCGCCACCGACGCCCTGGAGGCCATCCGGCGCGTCGCCGGTCCCGACGCCGTGCGGGAGTTCATCCAGGAGCGCGTGGACCGGCTCGAGGCCGCGTACCGGCCCGAGGTCGAGGCCGCCGGGCCCGAGGTCGCCGACCGCCTGCCCGTGCTCGTGCGCCTGCTGAGCCAGGACGGCTTCGCCGCCTCCACGAACGAGGTCGCCGTGGGGCGCGGGGACCAGCGCACCATCGTCTCCGCGCAGCTGTGCCAGGGCCACTGCCCCGTGCGGGAGCTGGCCGCCCGCTACCCGCAGTTCTGCGAGCTGGAGACCGAGCTCATCGCCCGGCTGCTCGGCACGGACGTCCGCCGGCTCTCCACGCAGGCCGCCGGCGCGCACGTGTGCACGACGCACGTACCCCTCGCACGGCCCGGACCCGCCGCGGCCCGGACGACCACGGACCACCCCACAGACCAGACAACAGAGGAAGGCCGTCATGACTGA
- the sufD gene encoding Fe-S cluster assembly protein SufD codes for MDQEGERLARDKVENDTLVRESARGGSAEGPDSSRAGRRTSYDVADFPKISGKEEDFRFTPVKRLKGLHADALTGPAPAVTVDSDAVRVETVGRDDARIGSAGIPEDRVSANAWSSVTEATVLTVPQEAEIAAPVVVDIHGTDATPAAQHLVIDAQPFSKALVVLRHHGSAVLSQNVEFRVGDSANLTVVTLQEWDDDAVHASAQQARLGRSASFKHVLVSLGGDLVRVTPSTRFDAPGGSVEMYGLTFVDAGQHLESRLFVDHSQPHCTSRVTYKSALQGENAHGVWVGDVLIRATAEGTDTYELNRNLILGDGPRMDSVPNLEIETGLIAGAGHASTTGQLDDEHLYYLMSRGIPEDEARRLVVRGFLFEILQQIGVPDIEERLRGAVQDELASANH; via the coding sequence ATGGACCAGGAGGGCGAGCGGCTCGCCCGCGACAAGGTCGAGAACGACACCCTCGTGCGGGAGTCCGCCCGCGGCGGCAGCGCCGAGGGCCCGGACTCCTCCCGCGCCGGGCGGCGCACGTCCTACGACGTGGCCGACTTCCCGAAGATCAGCGGCAAGGAGGAGGACTTCCGGTTCACCCCGGTCAAGCGCCTCAAGGGCCTGCACGCCGACGCCCTCACCGGCCCGGCGCCGGCGGTGACCGTGGACTCCGACGCCGTGCGCGTGGAGACCGTCGGCCGCGACGACGCCCGGATCGGCAGCGCCGGCATCCCCGAGGACCGGGTCTCCGCCAACGCGTGGAGCAGCGTCACCGAGGCCACCGTGCTCACGGTGCCGCAGGAGGCCGAGATCGCCGCGCCCGTCGTCGTCGACATCCACGGCACGGACGCCACCCCGGCGGCCCAGCACCTGGTGATCGACGCCCAGCCCTTCTCCAAGGCCCTGGTGGTCCTGCGCCACCACGGCAGCGCGGTGCTCTCGCAGAACGTCGAGTTCCGGGTCGGCGACTCCGCGAACCTCACCGTGGTGACCCTCCAGGAGTGGGACGACGACGCCGTGCACGCCTCCGCACAGCAGGCGCGCCTGGGCCGCTCGGCCTCCTTCAAGCACGTGCTCGTCTCCCTCGGCGGGGACCTGGTGCGCGTGACCCCGTCCACCCGCTTCGACGCCCCCGGCGGGTCCGTGGAGATGTACGGGCTCACCTTCGTGGACGCCGGCCAGCACCTGGAGTCCCGGCTGTTCGTGGACCACTCCCAGCCGCACTGCACCTCGCGGGTGACCTACAAGTCCGCGCTGCAGGGCGAGAACGCGCACGGCGTGTGGGTCGGCGACGTCCTGATCCGCGCCACCGCGGAGGGCACCGACACCTACGAGCTGAACCGGAACCTGATCCTGGGCGACGGGCCCCGCATGGACTCGGTGCCGAACCTCGAGATCGAGACCGGTCTGATCGCGGGCGCCGGCCACGCCTCCACCACCGGGCAGCTGGACGACGAGCACCTGTACTACCTCATGTCCCGGGGCATCCCCGAGGACGAGGCGCGCCGGCTCGTGGTGCGCGGCTTCCTCTTCGAGATCCTCCAGCAGATCGGTGTCCCGGACATCGAGGAGCGGCTGCGCGGGGCCGTCCAGGACGAGCTCGCCTCCGCCAACCACTGA
- a CDS encoding ABC transporter ATP-binding protein has protein sequence MPAHSPPASSPALAIERLVKQFPARRRRPRRGPEQGADVVHAVDGLSLTARHGEITALLGPNGAGKTTTLECAQGLQRPSEGTVRLLGQDPWQAGPELRARVGVMLQEGGLPQAVRPLELLRHVASLYRSPRDMDALVERLGINGFDRTVVRRLSGGQRQRVALAAALAGNPEVLFLDEPSAGMDPQSRNIVFDLVQQLRREGVCIILTTHLLDDAQRLADQVYIVDHGRVMAQGSVAELVAPGADAPAVLALTLTPEQVAAGPFPWEGPGFEDVHASRSDRTVTLTGRLTPEQLETVTRWFTATGALPESLSLQPRTLEDVFLDISGREIR, from the coding sequence GTGCCCGCCCACAGTCCCCCCGCGTCCTCGCCCGCGCTGGCGATCGAGCGCCTCGTCAAACAGTTCCCCGCCCGCCGACGACGCCCCCGCCGCGGCCCGGAGCAGGGCGCGGACGTGGTGCACGCCGTCGACGGCCTCTCCCTGACCGCTCGGCACGGCGAGATCACGGCGCTGCTCGGCCCCAACGGCGCGGGCAAGACCACCACGCTGGAGTGCGCCCAGGGCCTGCAGCGGCCCTCGGAGGGCACCGTCCGGCTGCTCGGGCAGGACCCGTGGCAGGCCGGCCCGGAGCTGCGCGCCCGGGTGGGCGTCATGCTCCAGGAGGGCGGGCTGCCGCAGGCGGTGCGCCCGCTGGAGCTGCTGCGCCACGTCGCCTCCCTCTACCGCAGCCCCCGGGACATGGACGCGCTCGTGGAGCGGCTGGGCATCAACGGCTTCGACCGCACGGTGGTCCGCCGCCTCTCCGGCGGCCAGCGGCAGCGGGTGGCCCTGGCGGCGGCCCTGGCGGGCAATCCGGAGGTCCTGTTCCTGGACGAGCCCTCGGCCGGGATGGACCCGCAGTCCCGCAACATCGTCTTCGACCTCGTCCAGCAGCTGCGCCGCGAGGGCGTGTGCATCATCCTGACCACGCACCTGCTCGACGACGCCCAGCGGCTGGCCGACCAGGTCTACATCGTCGACCACGGCCGGGTCATGGCCCAGGGCTCCGTGGCCGAGCTGGTGGCCCCCGGCGCGGACGCCCCGGCCGTGCTGGCCCTGACCCTGACCCCCGAGCAGGTCGCGGCCGGCCCCTTCCCGTGGGAGGGACCCGGGTTCGAGGACGTGCACGCGAGCCGCTCCGACCGCACGGTGACGCTGACCGGCCGGCTCACCCCGGAACAGCTGGAGACGGTGACCCGCTGGTTCACGGCCACCGGCGCCCTGCCCGAGTCCCTGTCCCTGCAGCCCCGCACCCTCGAGGACGTCTTCCTCGACATCTCCGGACGGGAGATCCGATGA
- the sufB gene encoding Fe-S cluster assembly protein SufB, which produces MTEQIASGNDTVIADILEKNPELEGIGTYEYGWADSDVAGASARRGINEEVVRDISAKKSEPQWMTDLRLKGLKFFDRKPMPAWGADLSGIDFDNIKYFVRSTEKQAQTWEDLPEDIRNTYEKLGIPEAERGRLVAGVAAQYESEVVYHQIREDLEEQGVIFMDTDTALKEHPEFFEEYFGTVIPVGDNKFASLNTAVWSGGSFVYVPKGVHVEIPLQAYFRINTENMGQFERTLIIADEDSYVHYIEGCTAPIYNTDSLHSAVVEIIVKKNARVRYTTIQNWSNNVYNLVTKRAIAHEGATMEWIDGNIGSKVTQKYPAVYMTGEHARGETLSIAFAGEGQHQDTGSKMVHIAPNTSSSIVSKSVARNGGRAAYRGLVQVREGAKGSKSNVVCDALLVDTISRSDTYPYVDIREDDVSMGHEATVSRVSEEQLFYLMQRGLAEDEAMAMIVRGFVEPIARELPMEYALELNRLIELQMEGSVG; this is translated from the coding sequence ATGACTGAACAGATCGCCAGCGGCAACGACACTGTCATCGCCGACATCCTGGAGAAGAACCCGGAGCTCGAGGGCATCGGCACCTACGAGTACGGCTGGGCGGACTCCGACGTCGCCGGCGCCTCAGCGCGCCGCGGCATCAACGAGGAGGTCGTCCGGGACATCTCGGCCAAGAAGAGCGAGCCGCAGTGGATGACCGACCTGCGGCTGAAGGGCCTGAAGTTCTTCGACCGCAAGCCCATGCCCGCCTGGGGCGCGGACCTCTCCGGCATCGACTTCGACAACATCAAGTACTTCGTGCGCTCCACGGAGAAGCAGGCCCAGACCTGGGAGGACCTGCCCGAGGACATCCGCAACACCTACGAGAAGCTCGGCATCCCCGAGGCCGAGCGCGGCCGGCTCGTGGCCGGCGTCGCCGCCCAGTACGAGTCCGAGGTGGTCTACCACCAGATCCGCGAGGACCTCGAGGAGCAGGGTGTCATCTTCATGGACACCGACACCGCCCTCAAGGAGCACCCGGAGTTCTTCGAGGAGTACTTCGGCACCGTCATCCCGGTGGGCGACAACAAGTTCGCCTCGCTGAACACGGCCGTGTGGTCCGGCGGCTCCTTCGTCTACGTCCCCAAGGGCGTGCACGTGGAGATCCCGCTGCAGGCCTACTTCCGCATCAACACCGAGAACATGGGCCAGTTCGAGCGGACGCTGATCATCGCGGACGAGGACTCCTACGTCCACTACATCGAAGGCTGCACGGCGCCGATCTACAACACCGACTCGCTGCACTCCGCCGTGGTCGAGATCATCGTCAAGAAGAACGCCCGGGTGCGCTACACGACCATCCAGAACTGGTCGAACAACGTGTACAACCTGGTGACCAAGCGCGCGATCGCCCACGAGGGCGCCACCATGGAGTGGATCGACGGCAACATCGGCTCGAAGGTGACGCAGAAGTACCCGGCCGTCTACATGACCGGGGAGCACGCCCGCGGCGAGACCCTCTCGATCGCCTTCGCCGGCGAGGGCCAGCACCAGGACACCGGCTCGAAGATGGTGCACATCGCGCCGAACACCTCCTCGTCGATCGTCTCGAAGTCCGTGGCCCGCAACGGCGGCCGCGCCGCCTACCGCGGCCTCGTGCAGGTCCGCGAGGGCGCCAAGGGCTCCAAGTCCAACGTGGTCTGCGACGCCCTGCTGGTCGACACGATCTCCCGCTCGGACACCTACCCCTACGTCGACATCCGCGAGGACGACGTGTCCATGGGCCACGAGGCGACCGTCTCGCGGGTCTCCGAGGAGCAGCTGTTCTACCTCATGCAGCGAGGCCTGGCCGAGGACGAGGCCATGGCGATGATCGTGCGCGGCTTCGTGGAGCCGATCGCCCGTGAGCTCCCCATGGAGTACGCGCTCGAACTCAACCGCCTCATCGAACTGCAGATGGAAGGATCCGTTGGCTGA
- a CDS encoding COX15/CtaA family protein: MTRASDPTDADVRADGRFLMPTRITPWVRWMAVASLLANSLLILTGGLVRLTGSGLGCPTWPRCTDESWTNTAEMGLHGVIEFGNRLLTFVLALVAVLTFLAVLRLGHRHWDLMLIALVLGLAIPLQAVVGGVVVHTGLNPWLVGIHYLISSAMIALSAVLVNRTRRRSLPAVRDAERPGQALSQRSLIRALVVTVGVLTALILYLGTLVTGTGPHSGDDSSARHAFDAYLITRAHAVPVYLIVVTVVVGLVLARRRRWPVPVASALHVMLAVLVLQALIGYYQYFNGLPIVAVALHLVGSAALVWAAARTVEKGFALTRTPDVVVRAAPDQPVAEAPARG; encoded by the coding sequence ATGACCCGCGCCAGCGACCCCACCGACGCCGACGTCCGAGCGGACGGCAGGTTCCTGATGCCGACCCGGATCACCCCGTGGGTGCGGTGGATGGCGGTGGCCTCCCTGCTGGCCAACTCGCTGCTGATCCTCACCGGCGGGCTGGTGCGGCTGACCGGCTCCGGCCTGGGCTGCCCCACCTGGCCCCGCTGCACGGACGAGTCCTGGACGAACACCGCCGAGATGGGCCTGCACGGGGTGATCGAGTTCGGCAACCGGCTGCTCACCTTCGTGCTCGCGCTCGTGGCGGTCCTGACGTTCCTGGCCGTGCTGCGGCTGGGCCACCGGCACTGGGACCTGATGCTCATCGCCCTGGTGCTCGGGCTGGCCATCCCGCTGCAGGCGGTGGTCGGCGGAGTGGTGGTCCACACCGGCCTGAACCCGTGGCTGGTGGGCATCCACTACCTGATCTCCAGCGCGATGATCGCCCTGTCCGCCGTCCTGGTCAACCGGACCCGCAGACGGTCCCTGCCGGCCGTGCGCGACGCCGAGCGCCCCGGCCAGGCCCTGAGCCAGCGGAGCCTGATCCGCGCCCTGGTGGTGACCGTCGGCGTGCTCACCGCCCTGATCCTCTACCTGGGGACCCTGGTCACCGGCACCGGCCCGCACAGCGGGGACGACTCCAGCGCCCGGCACGCCTTCGACGCCTACCTCATCACCCGGGCCCACGCGGTGCCGGTGTACCTGATCGTCGTCACCGTGGTCGTGGGACTCGTCCTGGCGCGGCGCCGACGGTGGCCCGTGCCCGTGGCGTCCGCGCTGCACGTGATGCTGGCCGTGCTCGTGCTGCAGGCGCTGATCGGCTACTACCAGTACTTCAACGGCCTGCCGATCGTGGCCGTGGCCCTGCACCTGGTGGGCTCCGCGGCGCTGGTCTGGGCCGCGGCCCGGACCGTGGAGAAGGGCTTCGCGCTCACCCGCACCCCGGACGTGGTCGTGCGCGCCGCCCCGGACCAGCCGGTCGCCGAGGCTCCCGCCCGCGGCTGA
- a CDS encoding heme o synthase — protein sequence MGRMTFSRKLRAYVALMKPRIIELLLVATVPTMIFAQQGMPDFWLILNTLVGGTLAAGAAGAFNCYIDREEDRVMRRTAKRPLVTGEVTDREALVFAWVVAVVSVVWLTVGVNVLAGALGAAAIFLYAVFYSIVLKRRTAQNIVWGGVAGCMPVLIGWAAVTGGLDWPALVLFLFIFLWTPPHYWPLSMKYADDYSRAGVPMLGAVSSARTVGSQVVLYAWATLVCSLLLVPVGGAGWVYTLTALGSGAWFVWHSHKLHALAVAGRPTDKQAMYVFHGSIAYITFVFLALAVDPFVGGPLL from the coding sequence GTGGGTCGGATGACGTTCTCCCGGAAGCTGCGGGCCTACGTGGCGCTCATGAAGCCGCGGATCATCGAGCTGCTGCTCGTCGCGACCGTCCCCACCATGATCTTCGCCCAGCAGGGCATGCCCGACTTCTGGCTGATCCTCAACACCCTCGTGGGCGGCACGCTCGCCGCCGGTGCCGCCGGGGCGTTCAACTGCTACATCGACCGGGAGGAGGACCGGGTGATGCGGCGGACGGCCAAGCGTCCGCTCGTCACCGGCGAGGTCACCGACCGGGAGGCCCTCGTGTTCGCCTGGGTCGTGGCGGTCGTCTCGGTGGTGTGGCTCACGGTGGGGGTCAACGTCCTCGCGGGCGCGCTCGGGGCCGCGGCCATCTTCCTCTACGCCGTGTTCTACTCGATCGTCCTGAAGCGGCGCACCGCCCAGAACATCGTGTGGGGCGGGGTGGCCGGGTGCATGCCCGTGCTCATCGGCTGGGCCGCGGTGACCGGCGGCCTCGACTGGCCGGCCCTCGTGCTGTTCCTGTTCATCTTCCTGTGGACCCCGCCGCACTACTGGCCGCTGTCGATGAAGTACGCCGACGACTACTCCCGCGCCGGGGTCCCCATGCTGGGGGCCGTCTCCAGCGCCCGGACCGTGGGCAGCCAGGTGGTGCTCTACGCGTGGGCCACGCTGGTGTGCTCGCTGCTGCTCGTCCCGGTCGGCGGCGCCGGGTGGGTCTACACGCTGACCGCCCTGGGCTCGGGCGCGTGGTTCGTGTGGCACAGCCACAAGCTGCACGCTCTCGCCGTGGCCGGTCGGCCGACTGACAAGCAGGCGATGTACGTCTTCCACGGCTCGATCGCCTACATCACGTTCGTCTTCCTCGCCCTGGCCGTGGACCCGTTCGTGGGCGGCCCCCTCCTCTGA